The Kluyveromyces lactis strain NRRL Y-1140 chromosome D complete sequence genome has a window encoding:
- the NPT1 gene encoding nicotinate phosphoribosyltransferase (highly similar to uniprot|P39683 Saccharomyces cerevisiae YOR209C NPT1 Nicotinate phosphoribosyltransferase) — MEPVITSFLDTDMYKLTMHAAVYTHFKDVKVKYKYTNRSPQMTFNKEAVEWLKGQFLLLANIRLTTEELKYIKEAIPYLPAEYLEFISNGGFEVNPKDEIKFEAREIEGEPGHYELDISIEGLWIKTIWYEIPVLALVSEAYFKFVDTDWTYDGQVEKAYAKAKKLLDHDIVFSEFGTRRRRSFKTQDLVMQGIINAAKDCDKSKYVLGTSNVLFAKKYNVNPIGTVAHEWMMGIASITNDYLNANKNAMDYWIETFGMENAGLALTDTFGTDSFLKSFYPPYSDAYIGVRQDSGDPILYTEKIAHHYNDVLKLPKFSKIICYSDSLNPDRAIEYAQVAHKHGLKATFGIGTNFTNDFQRKSDVSVKSEPLNIVIKLLEVNGNHAIKISDNLGKNMGDPETVRRVKEELGYVERKYAGDNEAHRWAA, encoded by the coding sequence ATGGAACCGGTTATAACTTCATTCCTCGACACGGACATGTACAAATTGACGATGCATGCCGCTGTCTATACACATTTTAAGGATGTCAAAGTCAAGTACAAGTATACCAACCGATCGCCTCAGATGACGTTCAATAAGGAAGCTGTGGAATGGTTGAAGGGTCAATTCCTATTATTGGCTAATATAAGACTTACTACTGAGGAACTGAAATACATCAAGGAGGCTATTCCGTACCTGCCAGCGGAATATTTGGAATTTATATCTAACGGTGGGTTCGAAGTAAATCCAAAGGATGAAATTAAATTTGAGGCCAGGGAAATTGAGGGTGAACCTGGTCATTACGAGTTGGATATCTCCATTGAGGGATTATGGATCAAGACTATATGGTACGAGATCCCAGTGCTTGCGTTGGTGTCAGAAGCGTACTTCAAATTCGTGGATACGGATTGGACTTACGATGGTCAGGTCGAGAAAGCTTATGCCAAGGCCAAAAAGCTTTTGGATCACGATATCGTATTCAGTGAGTTTGGTACTAGACGTCGTAGATCTTTCAAGACTCAAGATCTTGTCATGCAAGGTATCATAAATGCCGCTAAGGATTGTGATAAGTCTAAATACGTATTGGGTACCTCGAACGTGTTATTCGCTAAGAAATATAACGTAAACCCTATCGGTACAGTAGCGCATGAGTGGATGATGGGTATTGCATCCATTACAAATGACTATCTGAATGCAAATAAGAACGCAATGGATTACTGGATTGAGACGTTTGGTATGGAAAATGCGGGTCTTGCACTAACAGATACTTTTGGTACCGATTCGTTCTTGAAATCGTTCTACCCACCTTATTCAGATGCATACATTGGGGTGAGACAGGACTCTGGAGACCCAATTTTGTACACTGAGAAAATCGCTCATCATTACAATGACGTATTGAAGCTCCCAAAGTTCTCAAAGATAATCTGCTATTCAGACTCTCTTAACCCAGATCGAGCAATAGAATATGCCCAAGTGGCTCATAAACATGGTCTAAAGGCAACTTTCGGTATCGGTACGAATTTCACCAACgatttccaaagaaaatCTGATGTCTCAGTGAAAAGTGAACCGCTGAATATTGTCATAAAACTACTGGAGGTTAATGGGAACCATGCCATCAAGATTTCCGATAATTTAGGTAAAAATATGGGTGACCCAGAGACAGTTCGTAGAGTGAAGGAAGAATTGGGCTATGTTGAGAGAAAGTATGCAGGTGATAATGAAGCTCATAGATGGGCTGCTTAA
- the NAN1 gene encoding Nan1p (similar to uniprot|Q02931 YPL126W Saccharomyces cerevisiae NAN1 U3 snoRNP protein component of the small (ribosomal) subunit (SSU) processosome containing U3) produces MPNSSLPMYKLSVVSGGKVALPRIHNRSATRKSVSCLTQDGSAYIVPFNNQFKVYSIDTRQCIKTLKFANNDILTSILDEPSVEVVHIEPIIDDEMDKIRVYTNTAKVVILKYKGKLATEIKTWSLNITGELFAVLGDGKKLLTVQKTGNSYRYDLYENVEEKEEESEVKHLETFENVLLSTWSNNNNYLALVYLNQETKKHVLIKSMVDNSSVQNFPVPSTTSSTTINSHFVTALALDNDGQQLAIGFASGVINLINLPDLSHRLLKWHIDSVLSLGFTNDNAYLLSGGWEKVLSFWQLATNMQHFLPRLNGVVLECLPVSDKYYSLVLQFAENNTNSDYQITLLNATDLSSILAINGPFPVFDTITNDVEQPISTVNSKSSVSSSNMLQSKKKQKRKLLKRKKHDFTAPLSVHPSTKHLYLPHVSSLQSYDLYKNEQVSYQYVTSSVNNAAGKVRLELTIQDPVVQDVKFTLDGFWMITYEVEYPPEGLLSSKELSHVLKFWKLDDNKEWELKTKVLNPHGNNVPVTNITTAPNSINSSQGCLTADNNGGLKYWKFDSKQNNWCLNRLLLPNYNHFSNSVQLAWSLDGSLIFHAFEDKLSTIEFSEFKLLEDENELPIERTLDTPIQALTLVNDSTLIISTKTSLHSFNLLTQSTISSFDIYPYVNGVYKPGHFARLLACDANTGRIALAINQQAAGTDGNPTLQHKANILIFNSDLTEKLGSFEHNEYISSLVWNYAADFIFMDIQSRLGIVSTTTSSEMVDESNNDQAFESLHPDSFSEKLQELTRKKGLANTDAEDGVDEDIDLEFINGNLSQNKTINMNSFTSLFENIDNVQMNTLFDRVMKIIT; encoded by the coding sequence ATGCCAAACTCTTCGTTACCAATGTACAAGCtttctgttgtttctgGTGGGAAGGTCGCTCTTCCTAGGATTCACAATAGATCCGCGACTAGAAAATCGGTGAGTTGTCTTACTCAGGACGGGTCAGCATACATTGTCCCTTTCAACAATCAGTTCAAAGTGTATTCAATTGATACTAGACAATGTATTAAGACATTGAAATTTGctaataatgatattttgacTTCGATACTCGATGAGCCTTCTGTAGAGGTGGTGCATATCGAGCCTATTATTGACGATGAGATGGATAAGATCAGAGTGTATACCAACACTGCGAAAGTAGTTATATTGAAGTATAAGGGTAAATTAGCCACGGAGATTAAAACTTGGTCTTTGAATATTACTGGCGAGTTATTTGCAGTTCTTGGCGATGGGAAGAAATTACTTACAGTTCAGAAAACAGGGAACTCTTACAGATATGATCTATATGAAAACgttgaagagaaagaggAAGAATCTGAGGTTAAACACCTTGAAACTTTTGAGAATGTTTTACTTTCAACTTGGTCTAATAACAATAACTACCTTGCCCTAGTTTATTTGAACCAGGAAACTAAAAAACATGTGCTGATCAAATCTATGGTCGACAACAGTTCAGTTCAGAACTTCCCAGTACCATCTACAACATCTAGTACCACCATAAATTCCCATTTTGTCACTGCTCTTGCGTTAGATAACGACGGCCAGCAGTTGGCTATTGGATTTGCATCTGGTGTTATAAATTTGATCAATCTACCTGATCTGTCTCATAGATTATTGAAATGGCATATCGACTCAGTCCTATCCTTAGGATTTACAAATGACAACGCATATTTACTGTCTGGTGGTTGGGAGAAAGTTTTAAGTTTTTGGCAGTTGGCTACTAATATGCAACACTTTTTGCCAAGATTGAACGGTGTCGTCCTGGAATGCTTACCAGTAAGTGATAAGTACTATTCATTAGTGTTACAATTCGCTGAAAATAATACAAATTCTGACTACCAGATTACATTGCTCAATGCCACAGATCTATCATCAATACTTGCCATCAACGGCCCATTCCCGGTATTTGATACCATTACAAACGATGTTGAACAGCCAATTTCTACAGTTAACTCGAAAAGTTCTGTGTCGTCATCCAATATGCTACaatcgaagaaaaagcaaaagagaaaattaCTAAAGAGGAAAAAGCATGATTTCACCGCACCTTTGTCTGTACATCCATCTACAAAACATCTCTACTTACCACACGTTTCATCTTTGCAGTCTTACGATCTATACAAAAATGAACAGGTGAGCTACCAGTATGTTACATCCAGTGTCAACAATGCAGCAGGTAAGGTTAGACTTGAGTTAACTATCCAGGACCCTGTTGTACAGGATGTGAAATTCACCCTAGATGGTTTTTGGATGATCACATATGAAGTTGAGTACCCACCTGAGGGTTTATTGTCTTCTAAGGAGTTGTCACACGTTCTAAAATTCTGGAAATTAGATGACAACAAAGAATGGGAGTTGAAAACTAAAGTGTTGAACCCACATGGTAACAACGTCCCAGTGACAAACATAACTACAGCTCCAAATAGCATAAATTCTTCCCAGGGTTGTTTGACTGCTGATAACAATGGTGGATTAAAATACTGGAAGTTTGATTCGAAACAGAATAACTGGTGTTTGAACAGATTATTACTACCCAACTACAACCATTTTTCGAATTCGGTGCAACTAGCATGGTCCTTAGATGGCTCCTTAATCTTCCACGCTTTTGAAGATAAGCTATCTACCATTGAATTCAGCGAATTCAAACTACtggaagatgaaaatgagTTACCAATCGAACGCACTTTGGATACTCCAATTCAAGCTCTTACACTTGTCAACGATTCGACATTGATAATCTCCACGAAGACTTCCTTGCATTCGTTCAATTTATTGACACAATCCACCATCAGCAGTTTCGATATCTACCCTTATGTGAACGGAGTTTACAAACCGGGCCATTTTGCCAGACTACTTGCATGCGATGCGAACACTGGAAGAATCGCACTTGCCATTAACCAACAAGCAGCAGGAACTGATGGCAATCCAACCTTACAACATAAAGCCAACATTttaattttcaattccgATCTAACAGAAAAGTTGGGCAGCTTCGAACACAACGAATACATATCGTCGTTGGTATGGAATTACGCGGCagattttattttcatgGATATCCAGTCTCGTCTTGGAATCGTGAGCACCACAACCAGCTCGGAAATGGTGGACGAATCGAATAATGATCAAGCATTTGAATCTCTACATCCCGATTCATTCAGCGAAAAACTACAAGAGCTTACGAGAAAGAAAGGTTTGGCAAACACAGATGCTGAGGATGGTGTAGATGAAGACATAGATCTAGAATTCATTAACGGGAACTTGTCACAAAACAAGACCATTAACATGAACAGTTTTACAAGtttgtttgaaaacatCGACAACGTTCAAATGAATACCTTGTTTGACCGCGTCATGAAGATTATCACATAG
- the RPB10 gene encoding DNA-directed RNA polymerase core subunit RPB10 (highly similar to uniprot|P22139 Saccharomyces cerevisiae YOR210W RPB10 RNA polymerase subunit ABC10-beta common to RNA polymerases I II and III), translating into MIVPVRCFSCGKVVGDKWEAYLNMLQEEELEEGTALTRLGLKRYCCRRMILTHVDLIEKFLRYNPLEKRD; encoded by the coding sequence ATGATTGTTCCAGTTAGATGTTTTTCCTGTGGGAAAGTTGTCGGTGACAAATGGGAAGCCTATTTGAATATGttgcaagaagaagaactagAAGAAGGTACTGCTTTGACTAGATTGGGGTTGAAGAGATACTGTTGCAGAAGAATGATTCTAACACATGTCGATTTgattgaaaagttcttgagATACAATCCTTTGGAAAAAAGAGATTAG
- the KAP120 gene encoding karyopherin KAP120 (similar to uniprot|Q02932 Saccharomyces cerevisiae YPL125W KAP120 Karyopherin with a role in the assembly or export of 60S ribosomal subunits), which yields MSTQLTELALVQVLEQASNPQYAGSEVQRQAEQQIKSWEILPGFHYLLQSIYMDLSVSLQVRWLAIIQFKNGLDKYWRSTRINAITKDEKQQIRNRLFGMIDEPNDKLAIQNAQATARVARIDFPVEWPHLFEQVELLLNDESVWKDDVKVYNILIHLNQIIKTLGVARIGRCRPAMQSKIPLLFPLLTRIYMHYFNKWTNSASLESDDISKLQISYLALKVLRRVAVDGYESPQKDKSVVEFISLSEQHFQLLLKNYDNFKTVDMYEKFIKCYCKLYFNLISASTANFVMMPSSKTILITFTTLIIERASDVYNENTESQTGFWETIAIRGFSILKKVINFITKKGAVTIKVRSDKSEVDAAIHKLTTEFLSEDLVKKLIDLLIDWYLRLRPADLEAWSLDPEEWVNEQMSSSYEYQIRPCAENFFQDLIDSFQNLLTPYLLNKIDSEAAQLSDSIDDFLKKDALFCAFQLSSHAITDMVDFNRLLETVFLPEASKSNSSPDQLRIIRRRVALIIDAWVTKSSDHSKQQCYQFFLHMFKTESDKVVQLSIVQAFRTMIDDWDFNKSIFEPYLESFVVIFLQQLLPDVSLTETRLYVLNTLTDLIIQTKPLVNKQFLMQILEIVPEFWQLACNEPTESILANVLLRLLRYLSISLGKYSYATWDISLTIIEAACNPNSPHTSLLLEDGLELWHSLLQNYDPTEKSLDGRFLNASPFLLHCVENQTELLPISLEILKSYAILLPAQEFYSYPAFTEILKHAASYLLLLRDDSYTILLEIWDVLALSDEGENEMSLLFYFSNNSVFKSIFNAIFLQEQLSAYQASQLFQILARISFNGPQNIINLLSDYLKSIDGPLENSRLPASQRKLVTNETSLDDVLKTFFEIWCKCYGSVYDPKLKKIHLLGISSLLKTGATPYLLEFKVILSIWVESLEEINESFSGDCEKYHLSDPDSSSDTNCEQARLHELIKKNDPAHNVSIKGFISDTLSYLKSQMDDTSFQKLILSADPVLMENLQLFMSIKPHQ from the coding sequence ATGTCCACACAGTTAACAGAACTTGCCCTTGTTCAAGTTTTAGAACAAGCATCGAATCCACAGTATGCTGGGTCTGAAGTGCAAAGGCAGGCAGAACAACAGATTAAATCTTGGGAGATATTGCCAGGTTTCCATTACTTGTTACAATCGATTTATATGGATCTGTCAGTATCCTTGCAAGTAAGATGGTTGGCCATTATTCAGTTCAAAAACGGATTAGACAAGTATTGGAGATCAACAAGAATAAATGCTATTACTAAGGATGAGAAACAGCAAATCCGTAATAGATTATTCGGTATGATAGATGAACCAAATGATAAATTAGCCATACAAAATGCACAGGCTACTGCTAGAGTAGCGCGAATCGATTTCCCTGTCGAATGGCCGCATCTATTTGAACAGGTAGAGTTACTTCTAAATGACGAATCTGTATGGAAGGATGATGTTAAAGTCTACAACATTTTGATTCACTTAAACCAAATAATAAAGACACTAGGTGTTGCCAGAATTGGGAGATGTCGACCTGCTATGCAATCAAAAATACCATTACTTTTTCCACTTTTAACCAGGATCTATATGCATTACTTCAACAAGTGGACAAATTCTGCCTCTCTAGAGAGTGATGATATATCTAAGTTGCAAATATCGTATCTGGCCCTAAAGGTCTTAAGAAGAGTTGCAGTTGATGGATATGAATCCCCACAAAAAGACAAGTCTGTGGTCGAATTCATTTCCCTGTCTGAACAGCATTTCCAAttattattgaagaattatGACAATTTTAAGACAGTTGATATGTATGAAAAGTTTATCAAATGTTACTGCAAATTGTATTTCAATCTTATTTCTGCATCTACGGCAAACTTTGTAATGATGCCATCATCAAAGACTATTCTCATAACATTCACTACTTTGATAATCGAAAGAGCATCTGATGTTTATAATGAAAACACAGAGTCCCAAACAGGATTCTGGGAAACGATTGCAATCAGAGGGTTTTcaatattgaagaaagttatTAATTTTATCACCAAAAAGGGTGCTGTAACCATCAAAGTTAGAAGTGATAAATCTGAAGTGGATGCTGCTATTCATAAATTAACCACCGAATTCCTCTCCGAAGATCTTGTAAAGAAATTAATAGACTTATTGATTGATTGGTATTTGAGATTACGGCCAGCAGACTTGGAAGCATGGTCTCTGGATCCTGAGGAATGGGTAAATGAACAAATGAGTTCTAGTTACGAATATCAAATCAGGCCTTGTGCTGAAAATTTTTTCCAAGACCTAATCGACTCCTTTCAGAATCTTTTAACACCTTATCTTTTAAATAAGATTGACTCAGAGGCCGCTCAATTATCTGACTCGATCGatgattttttgaagaaggatgCCTTGTTTTGTGCTTTTCAACTCAGCTCGCATGCAATCACTGATATGGTGGATTTCAACAGGCTTTTGGAAACGGTTTTCTTGCCAGAAGCATCAAAATCCAATTCTTCGCCCGATCAACTGAGAATTATCAGAAGGAGAGTTGCTTTGATTATTGATGCCTGGGTCACTAAATCTTCGGATCATTCTAAGCAACAGTGTTACCAATTTTTCTTACATATGTTCAAAACAGAATCGGACAAAGTCGTACAATTATCAATTGTACAAGCGTTTAGAACAATGATTGATGACTGggatttcaataaatccATATTCGAGCCATATTTGGAAAGCTTCGTTGTAATCTTTTTACAGCAGCTTTTACCTGATGTTTCCTTAACAGAGACTAGATTATACGTATTAAACACACTTACAGATTTGATTATCCAAACAAAACCGCTTGTGAATAAACAGTTCCTAATGCAGATACTTGAGATTGTCCCTGAGTTTTGGCAGCTTGCTTGTAATGAACCAACTGAATCAATACTCGCAAATGTTCTACTTCGCTTGCTGAGGTATTTATCGATTTCTTTAGGGAAATATTCTTACGCAACCTGGGACATTTCATTAACCATAATCGAGGCTGCCTGCAACCCAAACTCACCACATACTTCACTACTTCTAGAGGATGGTTTAGAACTATGGCACTCACTTCTACAGAATTACGATCCTACGGAGAAATCACTTGATGGGAGATTTTTGAACGCTAGCCCATTCCTACTTCATTGCGTGGAGAACCAGACAGAATTGTTGCCTATTTCTTTGGAGATCTTAAAAAGTTACGCCATTTTGTTGCCCGCGCAGGAATTTTATTCCTATCCTGCTTTTACTGAAATCTTAAAACATGCTGCAAGCTACTTGTTACTTTTACGTGACGACTCGTATACCATACTTTTGGAAATATGGGATGTTTTGGCACTTTCAGATGAAGGAGAAAATGAGATGTCATTACTATTCTacttttcaaacaattccGTTTTCAAGAGTATTTTCAATGCAATTTTCTTACAAGAGCAATTATCTGCATATCAAGCGAGTCAATTGTTCCAGATATTGGCACGTATATCATTCAATGGCCCACAGAATATCATAAATTTATTGTCTGATTATTTAAAAAGTATTGACGGACCTCTGGAAAATTCTAGACTCCCTGCAAGTCAGCGTAAGTTAGTGACAAATGAGACTTCTTTAGATGACGTGCTCAAAACGTTTTTCGAAATATGGTGCAAGTGTTACGGTTCTGTTTATGATccaaaactgaaaaaaattcaCTTACTTGGCATCTCCTcacttttgaaaactgGTGCGACCCCTTATTTGCTTGAGTTTAAAGTGATTCTCTCGATATGGGTTGAATCGTTAGAAGAAATCAACGAAAGTTTTTCAGGCGACTGTGAAAAGTACCACTTATCAGACCcagattcttcttctgatacAAATTGTGAACAAGCTAGACTTCACGAAttaatcaaaaaaaatgatcCAGCTCATAATGTTAGTATTAAAGGATTTATTTCAGATACGTTGtcttatttgaaaagtcAAATGGATGATACTTCGTTCCAGAAACTCATTTTGTCTGCGGATCCTGTGCTTATGGAAAACCTGCAGCTGTTCATGTCGATTAAACCTCATCAATAA
- the MGM1 gene encoding dynamin-related GTPase MGM1 (similar to uniprot|P32266 YOR211C Saccharomyces cerevisiae MGM1 Mitochondrial GTPase related to dynamin present in a complex containing Ugo1p and Fzo1p), whose product MFANQCRRVLFRQLWMGPARTGALRFMVRPSIMSNVTNDMKGPFALTNKRFASFFPSMIGKMVRIPAYVGGGAAAFGSYVAYKVNEAGQFTQDQLSKFKDFTGDVKDKLGDWFQRDGQSDDGGNSGDNNGSDAVAAATLLASLSDDENDDEGKTLKNQHDEEESADGKRRKKNGNDEDEEDDDLEEAEDNTQDEMLNLTKQMIEIRSILNKVDSTSANLALPSIVVIGSQSSGKSSVLESIVGKDFLPKGTNMVTRRPIELTLVNTPTSQEVTADFPTMRIYNLKDFKEVKRILTEMNMAVPSTEAVSDDPIQLTIKSSRVPDLSLVDLPGYIQVEAVDQPIELKSKIRQLCDKYLEEPNIILAISAADVDLANSAALRASKVADPQGLRTIGVVTKLDLVDAKTARAILNNRKYPLKMGYVGVITKSPSTTPVQRLFDNRSSGSHLFSKKKTDPTETTAITQTKQFENEFFKEHKKDFTACQVSTKKLREKLIKILEVSMSNALEPTSRLIQQELDDAAYLFKVEFNDRQLTPKSYLLNNIDVLKVAIKEFQEKFGRNDLKSILKADLDQKVLDLLAARYWKDLNLPELSTSQDLEDESSALYWHRKLELAQSSLTKIGVGRLSTSLVTNAIIQELNNILNQSQLRNHDLIKELVTNTAVNVLNSKYYSTADQVENCIKPFKYEIDLEDRDWSLAQEHSVLLIKEELRQCNDRFNMIKNAVGNRKLNQVIQFLKQDPNRKETLGFSALLLERGHEAMFLQDRSSLLNFRLKFLKNKCFSVTQKDKCPEVFLNAVSDKLTSTAVLFLNVELLSDFFYNFPIELDKKLSLLSDEQVEMFAKEDVRIARHIELQKRKELLELALEKIDSILMFRKSYKGLSKRNL is encoded by the coding sequence ATGTTTGCTAACCAGTGCCGCAGGGTGCTGTTCAGACAGCTATGGATGGGTCCAGCCAGGACAGGTGCGTTGCGATTTATGGTTAGACCATCGATAATGTCAAATGTTACTAATGATATGAAGGGTCCTTTTGCCTTGACTAACAAGAGGTTCGCATCGTTTTTCCCCAGTATGATAGGCAAGATGGTTCGTATTCCGGCTTACGTTGGGGGTGGTGCCGCTGCGTTTGGTTCATACGTTGCTTATAAAGTGAACGAAGCCGGACAATTTACACAGGATCAACtatccaaattcaaagatttcacGGGAGATGTCAAGGATAAATTGGGTGATTGGTTTCAGAGAGATGGACAGTCGGACGATGGAGGAAACAGTGGTGACAATAACGGGTCGGATGCCGTTGCAGCAGCTACTCTCCTGGCTTCATTatcagatgatgaaaatgatgatgaaggGAAGACATTGAAGAATCAGCACGATGAAGAGGAATCGGCAGATGGAAAACGTCGTAAAAAGAATGGaaacgatgaagatgaggaagatgatgaCTTGGAAGAGGCTGAGGACAACACGCAGGATGAAATGTTAAATTTAACAAAGCAAATGATCGAAATCAGATCAATCTTGAATAAAGTGGATTCTACTTCAGCCAATCTAGCTTTACCATCTATTGTTGTCATAGGGTCTCAGTCAAGTGGTAAATCATCTGTCTTGGAATCCATTGTCGGCAAAGACTTTTTACCAAAGGGTACTAATATGGTTACTAGAAGACCAATTGAATTGACCCTAGTGAACACTCCAACATCTCAAGAAGTTACTGCAGATTTCCCCACTATGAGAATATATAATTTGAAggatttcaaagaagttaaaAGAATTTTAACGGAAATGAACATGGCTGTGCCTAGCACTGAAGCTGTCTCAGATGACCCTATCCAGCTCACAATCAAATCTTCGAGAGTTCCAGATTTGTCCTTAGTTGATTTACCTGGTTACATTCAAGTGGAAGCTGTTGATCAGCCCATAGAACTTAAATCTAAGATTCGTCAGCTATGTGACAAATATCTCGAAGAACCAAACATCATTTTGGCTATCTCAGCCGCAGACGTTGATCTTGCAAATAGTGCTGCTCTTCGTGCATCTAAAGTAGCTGATCCTCAAGGTCTAAGAACCATAGGTGTTGTCACTAAATTGGATCTTGTGGATGCTAAGACTGCTCGAGCTATCCTTAATAACAGAAAGTACCCTCTAAAAATGGGATATGTCGGTGTCATCACAAAGAGTCCAAGTACGACTCCAGTGCAGAGATTATTCGACAACAGATCTTCTGGAAgtcatttgttttcaaaaaagaaaacagacCCAACAGAGACTACAGCTATAACTCAAACAAAGCAGTTTGAGaacgaatttttcaaagaacacAAGAAGGATTTCACTGCGTGCCAAGTGAGTACGAAAAAATTAAGAgagaaattgatcaaaatcTTAGAGGTTTCTATGAGCAATGCTCTTGAACCTACTTCCCGTTTGATTCAACAGGAATTAGATGACGCGGCATATCTTTTCAAGGTGGAGTTCAACGATCGTCAACTAACTCCAAAGTCATATTTATTGAACAACATCGACGTTCTTAAAGTTgcaatcaaagaattccaaGAAAAGTTTGGTAGAAACGATCTGAAATCAATTCTCAAAGCCGATTTGGatcaaaaagttttggaCTTACTTGCTGCCAGATAttggaaagatttgaaCTTACCAGAGCTTTCAACATCTCAAGACCTTGAAGATGAATCCTCTGCATTGTATTGGCATAGAAAGTTAGAACTTGCACAATCTAGTTTGACCAAAATTGGTGTAGGTAGATTGTCCACTAGTCTTGTTACGAATGCCATTATTCAAGAATTAAACAACATTTTGAATCAGTCACAGTTGAGAAACCATGATTTGATAAAGGAGCTTGTTACAAACACTGCTGTCAACGTTTTAAATTCCAAATATTACTCCACGGCGGACCAAGTTGAAAACTGTATCAAACCATTCAAATACGAGAttgatttggaagataGAGATTGGTCCTTGGCTCAAGAACACTCGGTTCTACTTattaaagaagaattacGCCAATGTAACGATAGATTCAATATGATTAAAAACGCTGTTGGAAACAGAAAGCTAAATCAAgttattcaattcttgaaacaGGATCCAAATAGAAAGGAGACTCTTGGATTCTCTGCCCTACTGCTTGAAAGGGGCCATGAAGCGATGTTCCTACAAGATAGATCTTCATTATTAAATTTCAGACTCAAgttcttgaagaacaaatgTTTCTCCGTGACTCAGAAAGATAAATGCCCAGAGGTATTTTTGAACGCAGTAAGCGATAAACTAACATCAACCGCAGTATTATTTCTAAATGTTGAGTTGTTAAGTGACTTCTTTTACAATTTCCCaattgaattggataaGAAACTAAGTTTATTATCTGATGAACAAGTCGAGATGTTCGCTAAAGAGGACGTCAGAATTGCTAGACATATTGAATTACAAAAACGTAAAGAATTATTGGAACTCGCTTTGGAGAAAATAGATTCTATTCTTATGTTCAGAAAATCCTATAAGGGACTGTCGAAAAGAAACCTATAA